The following coding sequences are from one Pyxidicoccus xibeiensis window:
- a CDS encoding M16 family metallopeptidase: MRSLLGAVALAAFTGCATTQEAPKPETTEPPATTAAQAPADKPAEPAPAQKLQVPVDYFKLDNGLKVVLSRDTTAPTAVIAVYYNIGFRIEPKDRTGFAHLFEHMMFQGSQNLGKMEFIRLIQKNGGVLNGSTRFDFTNYFEIVPANALEPMLWAEADRMRGLAVTQENLKNQQGVVMNEVKVNVLNRPYGGFPWLDMPQVANTNWYNAHNFYGDLKDLEAATLEDVSAFFKTYYAPNNAVLVLVGDFEPEQAKGWVQKYFSSIPSVPQPPQPDISEPRQEKEKRHDKHDSLAQRPALAIGYHMPPVGTPEHYAMALVDEVLLQGNDSMLYQQLVQQKGLTGGVEGGVNLLGNHWNYNGPMQWTAYLYHDADTSLETLLKEFDAAVEQLRSRPIDAETLARARVKARSRLYGQMEGFLGFGRADLLASFALFFDDPARINRLEDELMKVTPELIQKTAREYLRRDNRTILTVTPAAKSAATSKTP, from the coding sequence ATGAGAAGCTTGTTGGGAGCGGTAGCACTGGCCGCGTTCACCGGGTGCGCGACCACACAGGAAGCCCCGAAGCCCGAGACGACGGAGCCGCCCGCGACGACGGCGGCCCAGGCCCCGGCCGACAAGCCCGCCGAGCCGGCTCCGGCGCAGAAGCTCCAGGTCCCGGTGGACTACTTCAAGCTCGACAACGGCTTGAAGGTGGTGCTCTCGCGGGACACCACGGCGCCCACGGCGGTCATCGCCGTCTATTACAACATCGGGTTCCGCATCGAACCCAAGGACCGCACGGGCTTCGCGCACCTGTTCGAGCACATGATGTTCCAGGGCTCACAGAACCTGGGGAAGATGGAGTTCATCCGCCTCATCCAGAAGAACGGCGGCGTGCTCAACGGCTCCACCCGGTTCGACTTCACCAACTACTTCGAAATCGTCCCGGCCAACGCGCTGGAGCCGATGCTCTGGGCGGAAGCCGACCGCATGCGCGGCCTCGCGGTGACGCAGGAGAACCTGAAGAACCAGCAGGGCGTGGTGATGAACGAGGTGAAGGTCAACGTCCTCAACCGGCCCTATGGCGGCTTCCCGTGGCTGGACATGCCGCAGGTGGCGAACACCAACTGGTACAACGCGCACAACTTCTACGGCGACCTGAAGGACCTGGAGGCGGCCACGCTCGAGGACGTGAGCGCGTTCTTCAAGACGTACTACGCCCCCAACAACGCCGTGCTGGTGTTGGTGGGTGACTTCGAGCCCGAGCAGGCCAAGGGCTGGGTGCAGAAGTACTTCTCCTCGATTCCCTCGGTACCGCAGCCGCCGCAGCCGGACATCTCCGAGCCGCGTCAGGAGAAGGAGAAGCGCCACGACAAGCACGACTCGCTCGCCCAGCGGCCGGCGCTCGCCATCGGCTACCACATGCCTCCGGTGGGCACGCCCGAGCACTACGCGATGGCGCTGGTCGACGAGGTGCTGCTGCAGGGCAACGACAGCATGCTCTACCAGCAGCTGGTGCAGCAGAAGGGGCTGACGGGTGGGGTGGAGGGCGGCGTCAACCTGCTCGGCAACCACTGGAACTACAACGGCCCGATGCAGTGGACGGCGTACCTCTACCACGATGCGGACACCTCCCTGGAGACCCTCCTGAAGGAGTTCGACGCAGCGGTGGAGCAGCTGCGCAGCCGGCCCATCGACGCGGAGACGCTGGCGCGCGCGCGGGTGAAGGCGCGCTCCCGCCTGTATGGGCAGATGGAGGGGTTCCTCGGCTTCGGCCGCGCGGACCTGCTCGCCTCGTTCGCCCTCTTCTTCGACGACCCGGCGCGCATCAACCGGCTGGAGGACGAGCTGATGAAGGTGACGCCGGAGCTCATCCAGAAGACGGCGCGCGAGTACCTGCGCCGCGACAACCGCACGATTCTCACGGTGACGCCCGCCGCGAAGAGTGCCGCCACGTCCAAGACGCCCTGA
- a CDS encoding DUF4136 domain-containing protein: MRMLPRLACPLLTLLLAACAGIDVSTQYDSSAARESGGFRTYAWVPPPPGQAPRVFSGDMDISVEKSVDAYLQARGYQQVEASASPSFLIDWGGAVSSRTRLVPSIGRGPEMTPRQGMNPYPNATPPPSGREYSKGVLDLDIMEARTQKLVWRGTARGDLPPEPRAEEVQDWLNEAVSKLLGDFRARAGKR, encoded by the coding sequence ATGCGAATGCTGCCCCGACTTGCCTGTCCGTTGCTGACCCTGCTGCTCGCCGCCTGCGCGGGCATCGACGTGAGCACCCAGTACGACTCCAGCGCGGCGCGTGAGTCGGGCGGCTTCCGCACCTACGCCTGGGTGCCTCCTCCACCGGGCCAGGCCCCGCGCGTGTTCAGCGGCGACATGGACATCAGCGTCGAGAAGTCGGTGGACGCGTATCTCCAGGCCCGGGGCTACCAGCAGGTGGAGGCCAGTGCCTCTCCGAGCTTCCTCATCGACTGGGGAGGCGCCGTCTCCTCGAGGACGCGGTTGGTGCCGAGCATCGGCCGGGGCCCCGAGATGACTCCACGGCAGGGGATGAACCCCTATCCCAACGCGACGCCCCCTCCGTCCGGTCGCGAGTATTCGAAGGGCGTGCTGGACCTCGACATCATGGAGGCGAGGACGCAGAAGCTCGTGTGGCGCGGCACCGCCAGGGGAGACCTGCCCCCGGAGCCGCGTGCCGAGGAGGTCCAGGACTGGTTGAATGAGGCAGTCTCCAAGCTCCTCGGAGACTTCCGGGCCAGGGCCGGGAAGCGGTGA
- a CDS encoding LysR substrate-binding domain-containing protein, with product MSRPSLYALQGFVAAARHGNLSHAAQSLHLTVSALSHQIRGLEEQLGQRLFVRKARGVELTADGQRLFERVAEHLEAIEQAMRPYRARRDDVLTITVLPSFATSWLVPRLPGFVDLHPRLEINLQSTADLVDFERDLGIDAGLRFGHGEWPGLRTVHLFDDWVMPSASPALLERLGRPTLRTLERFPLLSAAGNWSRWFETYGGTPPRRFVATFDDSETMLRAAVEGLGVALGRSTLMRPLVKAGLLVPLFSERLKSDKAYHLVYPPRSDDHAGLVAFREWLLAEARSYAALDSTPPPVEVRAPAGQRGTARKAR from the coding sequence ATGTCCCGCCCTTCGCTGTATGCCCTGCAGGGCTTCGTGGCCGCCGCGCGCCACGGCAACCTTTCACACGCGGCGCAGTCGCTTCACCTGACAGTCAGCGCGTTGAGCCACCAGATTCGCGGCCTGGAGGAGCAGCTCGGCCAGCGGCTCTTCGTGCGCAAGGCGCGCGGCGTCGAGCTGACCGCCGACGGACAGCGACTGTTCGAGCGCGTCGCCGAGCACCTGGAGGCGATAGAGCAGGCGATGCGGCCGTACCGCGCCCGCCGCGATGACGTGCTGACAATCACGGTGCTGCCCTCGTTCGCGACGAGCTGGCTGGTGCCGCGCCTGCCAGGCTTCGTCGACCTGCATCCGCGGCTGGAGATCAACCTGCAGTCGACCGCGGACCTGGTGGACTTCGAGAGAGACCTCGGCATCGACGCGGGCCTGCGCTTCGGACACGGGGAGTGGCCGGGGCTGCGGACGGTGCACCTGTTCGACGACTGGGTGATGCCCTCGGCGAGCCCGGCGCTCCTCGAGCGGCTCGGGCGCCCCACCCTGCGGACGCTGGAGCGCTTCCCCCTGCTGAGCGCGGCGGGCAACTGGAGCCGCTGGTTCGAGACCTACGGCGGCACGCCGCCCCGGCGCTTCGTCGCCACTTTCGACGACTCGGAGACGATGCTCCGTGCCGCGGTGGAGGGGCTCGGCGTGGCCCTGGGCCGCTCGACGCTGATGCGCCCGCTGGTGAAGGCGGGCCTGCTCGTGCCGCTCTTCAGCGAGCGCCTCAAGTCCGACAAGGCGTACCACCTCGTGTACCCACCGCGCTCGGACGACCACGCGGGGCTCGTCGCGTTCCGGGAGTGGCTGCTCGCGGAGGCGCGCAGCTATGCGGCGCTGGACTCGACGCCGCCCCCCGTCGAGGTCCGCGCCCCGGCGGGACAGCGTGGCACCGCACGCAAGGCCCGGTGA
- a CDS encoding DUF2911 domain-containing protein, translated as MTNFRLTSRLSLPTLAALAFLAATPALAQKSIPPEKAPASPLQMAAKKLDDATYVKVTYGSPRLQDPKTGQKRVIFGKLVPQGEVWRLGANAATELTATADIEFAGKKLPAGTYSLFAIPQADKWTLIVNKDVGQWGAYKYNKDNDVLRVDVPAKKSADTYEALTIAFDDKGTALNISWENTQVSVPVRPAKKG; from the coding sequence ATGACGAACTTTCGACTGACGTCGCGCCTGAGCCTGCCCACCCTGGCCGCGCTCGCGTTCCTCGCGGCCACGCCGGCCCTGGCGCAGAAGTCCATTCCGCCCGAGAAGGCCCCCGCCAGCCCGCTCCAGATGGCGGCCAAGAAGCTGGATGACGCCACGTACGTGAAGGTGACCTACGGCTCGCCCCGCCTCCAGGACCCGAAGACCGGCCAGAAGCGCGTCATCTTCGGCAAGCTGGTGCCGCAGGGCGAGGTGTGGCGCCTGGGTGCGAACGCCGCCACGGAGCTCACCGCGACCGCGGACATCGAGTTCGCTGGCAAGAAGCTCCCGGCCGGCACCTACTCGCTCTTCGCCATTCCCCAGGCCGACAAGTGGACGCTCATCGTCAACAAGGACGTGGGCCAGTGGGGCGCCTACAAGTACAACAAGGACAACGACGTCCTGCGCGTGGACGTGCCGGCGAAGAAGTCCGCGGACACCTACGAGGCGCTCACCATCGCCTTCGATGACAAGGGCACCGCGCTGAACATCTCCTGGGAGAACACCCAGGTCTCCGTGCCCGTGCGCCCGGCGAAGAAGGGCTAG